The following proteins are encoded in a genomic region of Bacteroidales bacterium:
- a CDS encoding DUF4846 domain-containing protein — protein sequence MKKLNISLIKYFIVILIAGCNNYSDTSSQNISVNQTGISLQTENNDTLLKFVKSISVPDAYERIPVIANSFAEYLRNLSLKQKDNIVYLYNGKQKANQEAQYVILKIDVGNRDLQQCADAVMRLRAEYLYQQKKYDKIHFNFTSGDTAKYLKYAQGYRVSISNNKVFWNLSAKPDSSYKTFRKYLNLIFTYCGTYSLNKELIKVNNINDIKIGDVFIQTGNPYGHAIIVMDVAVNKNTNEKIYILAQSYMPAQEIHILKNPVNNNLSPWYSVKFEGDLETPEWTFKKQNLKRFVD from the coding sequence ATGAAAAAACTGAATATTTCACTAATAAAATATTTTATTGTTATATTAATTGCCGGATGTAATAATTATAGCGATACTTCTTCACAAAATATTTCAGTAAATCAAACAGGAATATCATTACAAACAGAAAATAATGATACTTTGTTAAAATTTGTAAAATCTATTTCTGTTCCTGATGCTTATGAAAGAATACCTGTTATCGCTAATTCTTTTGCTGAATATTTAAGGAATTTATCATTAAAACAAAAAGATAATATTGTTTACTTGTATAATGGAAAGCAAAAAGCAAATCAGGAAGCTCAGTATGTCATACTGAAAATTGATGTTGGTAATCGTGATTTACAACAATGTGCTGATGCTGTTATGCGACTAAGGGCTGAGTATTTATATCAACAAAAAAAGTATGATAAAATCCATTTTAATTTTACAAGTGGCGATACTGCAAAATATTTAAAATATGCACAAGGTTACAGGGTGTCAATTAGCAATAACAAAGTTTTTTGGAATTTAAGTGCAAAACCCGATTCATCGTATAAAACTTTTAGAAAATATTTAAACCTTATTTTTACATATTGCGGAACATATTCATTAAATAAAGAATTAATAAAAGTTAATAATATTAATGATATTAAAATCGGAGATGTTTTTATTCAAACAGGAAATCCGTATGGTCATGCGATTATTGTAATGGATGTTGCAGTTAATAAAAACACAAACGAAAAAATATATATTCTTGCTCAAAGCTATATGCCTGCTCAGGAAATTCATATATTAAAAAACCCTGTTAATAATAATCTTTCCCCATGGTATTCGGTAAAATTTGAAGGAGATTTAGAAACTCCCGAATGGACATTTAAAAAACAAAATTTAAAAAGATTTGTTGACTAA
- a CDS encoding alpha/beta hydrolase → MKKVFILIICVVMFSMTNFAQLLETNDSAYEKYASEQEIINRSFSEYFYGNFTEIYSFNEKNFLSIMDSLRNSYTEHLAIFEKENPYIDNSFLFEETKEIQYYFDKLLIEYPIYHERFTGEKIPINKRLERNLSDFNNPKLLNIKSYVEYLKAFLYVQSKIELKKAEYKKIDNQQLNATLNLIQKYFSNQVVIDYLKFYYLNNHIDNFGIKNIDNLYKDFITNCKDTSYVNKIKSFYTEEAKGRKGHLIKTYKTVDNYNLEIHLFLPENDNQQNKRPVIIYFSGGSWSKGKPDWNFYACQSYAKQGWVGVTVEYRLADRQGTLPFEAVMDAKSAIRWLRQNADDYNIDINKIVASGNSAGGHLILVAALTEKWNEKNDNLKYSPVPNVLLVNSGVYDLTDANTSWIRQDLRNRNQNENLVKEISPNSLIKKGLPPTLIIHGTNDRNVPFSTAKQFENKMKREGNNIEFHALEGAGHFIWWGQYAQQVSEIRSKFLEKLGY, encoded by the coding sequence ATGAAAAAAGTTTTTATCCTGATAATTTGTGTAGTAATGTTTTCTATGACAAATTTTGCTCAGTTGCTTGAAACAAATGATAGTGCATATGAAAAATATGCATCAGAACAGGAAATAATAAATCGTTCCTTTTCAGAATATTTTTATGGAAACTTCACGGAGATATATTCTTTTAATGAAAAGAATTTTTTAAGTATAATGGATTCTTTAAGAAATAGTTATACAGAACACTTAGCAATATTTGAAAAAGAAAATCCATATATTGACAATTCTTTTTTATTCGAAGAAACGAAAGAAATTCAATACTATTTCGATAAGTTATTAATTGAATATCCTATTTATCACGAAAGATTTACAGGTGAGAAAATACCAATTAATAAAAGACTTGAAAGAAATCTTTCAGATTTCAATAATCCAAAACTACTTAACATTAAAAGTTATGTAGAATATCTTAAAGCTTTTTTATACGTTCAGTCAAAAATTGAACTTAAAAAAGCAGAGTACAAAAAAATCGACAATCAACAACTTAATGCAACATTAAATCTGATTCAAAAATATTTCTCAAATCAAGTGGTTATTGATTATTTGAAATTTTACTATCTAAATAATCATATTGATAATTTTGGAATTAAGAATATTGACAATCTATATAAAGATTTCATTACCAATTGCAAAGACACATCTTATGTAAATAAAATAAAGTCATTTTATACAGAAGAAGCTAAGGGAAGAAAAGGTCATCTGATTAAAACATATAAAACTGTTGATAATTATAATTTAGAAATACATTTGTTTTTACCTGAAAATGACAATCAACAAAATAAAAGACCTGTAATTATATATTTTAGCGGTGGTAGCTGGTCTAAAGGGAAACCAGATTGGAACTTTTATGCCTGTCAAAGCTATGCTAAGCAAGGTTGGGTTGGGGTTACAGTGGAATACAGATTAGCAGATAGACAAGGAACTCTTCCATTTGAAGCAGTAATGGATGCGAAATCAGCTATTCGATGGTTGAGACAGAACGCAGATGATTACAATATTGATATAAATAAAATTGTAGCTTCGGGAAATAGCGCAGGTGGTCATTTAATTTTAGTTGCGGCATTAACTGAAAAATGGAATGAAAAGAATGATAACTTAAAATATAGTCCTGTTCCTAATGTTTTGTTAGTAAATTCGGGTGTATATGATTTGACAGACGCTAATACTTCATGGATTCGGCAAGATTTACGGAATAGAAACCAGAATGAAAATCTTGTAAAAGAAATATCTCCGAACTCTTTAATTAAAAAGGGGTTGCCACCTACATTAATAATTCATGGAACAAATGATAGAAATGTTCCGTTTTCGACAGCAAAACAATTTGAAAATAAAATGAAGCGTGAAGGAAATAATATTGAATTTCATGCATTAGAAGGAGCTGGTCACTTTATTTGGTGGGGACAATATGCACAACAGGTTTCAGAAATAAGGAGTAAATTTTTAGAAAAGTTAGGTTATTGA